Sequence from the Deltaproteobacteria bacterium genome:
CCTGCAAACCAGGGGCTTTTGTTTTACAGATCTTCGGTTTCCTCAATTACTAATTCTGATAACTTATATCTAGGTTGCCTTATTGGTAAAGTTATTGGCTCAATGCCCATGCGGGAACTCATGTTGTGAACAAGTTCCCTCCAGAAAGGCCAAACTTGATGTTCTCCATTTATCACCACAAATGAGGCGATATCATCAGTGGTTATGCCTTCTCTATCTTTTAAAATATAAGTTAAAAGGAAAGATCCTTCAATTATAAAGGCTTCTATAGGTTCTACCCCTTCATTTTCCAACATACCTCTGACGCCGAATTCACATATTCCCATAAAAGTCTTGCCAGGGGGTTCTTCTTCACCAGTTTGTGCTATACTTTTAGTTTGGATCGTTAGATCATTATAATTTATATCCTCTTTTATCCGTTTAGTGGATGAATCTAAAAGGATGATATCGACCAATTGGACTCTGCGAATTATTGTTTCTAGTGTCTTCTTATCTGGTCTGAATTTGCAGGGTCTCTTCTTCCCTTTTTTTTCTCTTTTTACTGTCAAGGTCAATTCACCACCTTTTTATAGGTTTGCTCTTGACCGGATGCCCAAGTTTCATAAAAGGTTACTTGTTGAGAATGCTTCTTCTGTTTTGTACCACGACCGGATAAAATCTCCCATTTAGTTTCTTCATCCTTACGGGGGGTTGCGGTTGGGGCTAGTTCGAATCGAAGCTCACAATTGAGCGCCCAGAGAAAATCTGCCAAAGTGCGCAAAGTCAGGTTGCGACCGCCATTTAGTACTTGTGAGACGAAGCTTTTGTTTTTACCTAACTTACGAGCTAGTTCGACTCGCGAAACATTATGATCTTTCATATATTTGCATAACGCTTCCGTTACCTTTAAAATTACGCGTTCTTGATTATAAAGGCGATGATAATCCTTATCTTTAAGGTATTCATCCATTAGCGCCATCTTGATCCTCCTTTTTCTGGGGCTTTTTCATTTGTTTTTCATACTCATCCTTTATATATTTTGCTCTTTTGATTTCAGCTCTGGGAATTTTGTTTGTTTGCTTTTGGTAGCCGTGAGTCAATACAATCCTGCCCTGAGCCTTTTTGGTAAAATATCCTATGATCCTATGGTGAGGCCTTGTGTGTTTGAATTCAAAAAAACCTTCTTCTAAAAATCTGAATTTTTCCTCATTCCAAATAGAGCCTACTTCGGCCATAGTACTGATGAGGGCTTCAAATTTTGCCTTGACTCTTGGTTCCAAGTTTTCCAAATATTCTTTAGCAGGATAGGTTCCATTAGGCCGCCGAGCTATGTAAACCTCGAATTTCCAGCCCGTTTTCCGACTTACATACTTCATCGGACTGGTTCCCTAAGGAGTTTACATAAAAGTAAACCCAGGTCAAATAAAAAATAACCTATATGGTAATTTTTTTCAATCCCTGATTCCATTTCAAAACTATTTTAACTTAAATGACCTTTCTTTTGCAAATCATGGGCCTCTCAATAAAAGCCTCTGCAAACCAGGGGCTTTTGTTTTACAGATCTTCCAAATGTAAGGCAAGTTGGACCATTTTAAGCGCTCGCAGGCATTTTCAAATACCGGCCCTTTGATATTCTATGCTATCATGGCCTGGCAAGTTAAAAACTTGAAGCTGGCTTGACGAAATATGCATCAAAGAATTCCCAAAAGACAAGGCGGTCCGGCTGGTCATACCGGAAGACGTGGCTTAATACCACTCATGATTTCCGTGTCGCTCATCCTGGTCGTCCTGATACTGCAAGCGGTTACGCTCGGAGGATGCACTGCTCGGGTTCCTTCCAGACTGACGCCGCCCAAATCCGGAATCCAGGATATGGTGGGCCTGGCCCTGGCCGAAGAGGTTTATCTCAACTTCAAACGGCAGGCCATGGTTAAGCTGGCGCCTGCCTT
This genomic interval carries:
- a CDS encoding type II toxin-antitoxin system RelE/ParE family toxin, translating into MKYVSRKTGWKFEVYIARRPNGTYPAKEYLENLEPRVKAKFEALISTMAEVGSIWNEEKFRFLEEGFFEFKHTRPHHRIIGYFTKKAQGRIVLTHGYQKQTNKIPRAEIKRAKYIKDEYEKQMKKPQKKEDQDGANG
- a CDS encoding helix-turn-helix transcriptional regulator, translated to MALMDEYLKDKDYHRLYNQERVILKVTEALCKYMKDHNVSRVELARKLGKNKSFVSQVLNGGRNLTLRTLADFLWALNCELRFELAPTATPRKDEETKWEILSGRGTKQKKHSQQVTFYETWASGQEQTYKKVVN